The genomic stretch ACAAGTAATTGTCTAACTGTTTTTCTTCGTGGCCCTTTTTCTCCCACTCCATCCTCACCCTGCATTCTGGCTTCTGTAcgtagtattttaaaatgagttaaATAGATTTAGAGGACcgactttaatttcttttttttccgtGTGTAgatggcttttctttctttgttgtttaGATAAACACAACTGTaccttttttaataaaacaagaaaaaaagttgagtTAAAAATGTTAGTTTCAAAAGTGACATGCTTTGCTTAGCCGTTATGAAATTAAGGTTTTGTTAACCTTTTAAGTTTGGTTTCAAGGAACCCATAAAAGTTGTAGTTGCAGAATCCCAAAGTAGGCTACATTTCAAAATTCAGGGCtgtttttaagaattaaaatcaTAATGTAACGGTAGTAGCTGCCACCGTTTAAAAGTAACCTCACATGTCAAACTTTCCTTAAAAGCAGATTGCTGGTGAATCGtaagtttaaaatttaataCGAAGAATCCTCAAACAaattaaatagcattttttttaaaggtaattgacttaaaagaacaacaaaaaaattaggTTTGTAAAATTGACTTTTCTTATGTGGGTTTTGAAATCTAGCCCCGAACAGGCGGTGTTGAGAGATGCTTGGGAAGCAGATTTTCCAGTGTAAAGGGGTTCTTAGTTTGGTTCTATACGAAGAacttttaagggaaaaaaacaaattaaagcatGGCTCTAATTGCCCAGTGTTTGGTATTAGAAAACAGAGTATTAAGCGAGTAGGTCTGCACTCTGTAAAATAAGagtctttacatttttatagtGCTTGGGGCAGATAATACAGTGCAAGTTTAAAACTGACAAAATTGTCAATATTAGCAATCCCATGGACTTGTTCAAGTGTATCTCAACACTAGCTTTGCATAAAAAGGGacactgcagctgaaaaaatgaggaaaaatttcaCTTTGTACATAGGATAAAGTCCTAATTGGATTTGTACACTGTCCTCCCACTCTGTTCTTGAAGAATAAATGCTACATGTGTAAGTCTGCCTAAATAGGTAGCTAAAACTTGTCAAAATGTCTGCCGCAGTTTGTCAATAAAGTTTAGTCCTTTTTTAATCAAAGTAAATGTGATgaattgtcatttttttgttgagcaataaaatagctattttttttcaaataaatttaaattaatgctAAAGctaattgtctttttttaaaaaaatggagacATTCTAAAAATGGTGATTTTATGTAATTCTCACAAAAAGTTTATCAAGCTCATTGAACgagctcaatttttttttaaacaagaaaaaaagaaaaatagtttttcacCCCCTGGAAGTTGCAGAAAGCAGTTTGATCCTGGCCTGTGGCAGAAATCAGACTCGTGTTGGTGGTTGTTTGCTGAATTAACGCTCAGATTTCAGGTGGGCTCACCGAGCACTCCAGGCTGCAGACTCCAGGTTGGGGCTGCAGTGGCTGGTTTAAATGTAGCGAGAGAAAATGAGTGCTGAGAAAATCCAAGGCTTAGGCGCCCGAGGAGGAATCTGGCTCCATGTAAACACCCCCAGCCCCTTTGGCTGAAATGATGCCCTATTTTATAGTAGCCTTTTCTTGGAAAACcacttaaaaatgtatttctgtttgaGAAAGGTGCTGCAGTTGCTTCTCATCCTTCTGAGAGCATgtgtctgtatatatatatatatatatataaaataaaatagtttaaacTGTTTCTTAGGCATGAAAAATGGTTTGTATTTCCCATCTGCAAAATGAATCTGGCATTTTAGGGGGAGAGACTTAAACTGCTCGGGGGTGAAAAATAGAGCATTAGGAACCAAACTGCTCGTAGCAGTGCATGATTAAGgggaatactttaaaaaaaaaaaaagttgtatttgtAGATTGTTATTAAAGTGTAAATAACTGAATTTTCAACAATGGTTTGGAGTCAGCTTTCAGGGCATAATGTCTTGCTTGATGAAAAGATCACCCTATACCCcccttttaaaggaaaattatcGCAGGAGAATCAGGATGTGTAAAGCTAACATGCATCGCAAAACCCAAAAGGTAACCTAAATGTCTGATTTTAATAGCACATTTCTCTTTTACATAAACTGTGACGGCAACTTGCATAAACTTGATTGAAACAGTTCTTCAGATgttaattttaatgtaaaaatttgcaaaaaaatgtttaaaataaacatttaaaaaaccacaCGTGCTTCTGCATAAATTAGCAATAACTTTAATAATGTGCCCTTTGAAAATGCACTGTAATGTAATGTGGGCAAAAAGGAATCGGCAAGTTTAAATATCAAAAGATGTAAAATGACAACGAATATAGATAGTCCTGctactgccaaaaaaaaaaaaaaaaaagaattctgctcagttatttaaaaatgtaaaatgatgGCCCTTTTTAGACCCCAGTATTGATATTTACTGTGAAATGTTCAAAGCTCAGCTTAAGTTGCATGTTTCCTTCCTGTGTAATTGCATGCaggactctttttttctctttgatttgtGCTGCCATTAAAGAGACTCACAAATATCTTCGATTTGCAGGAGCCAAGACGACGTCGCGGTGAATCACTCGGGGGAAGATGAGCAGGGGCAACACCAAGTGGgtaagtttgtttatttttgcaacCCCTTGCAAGCTGCTGACATGTTCCCTGTGGGAGGCAGGGGCGGCACCATCTGAGCTGTTAAATTAAAGCCGTTCTTTCTGTACCCACAAATAAATTCCCCTTGTGAAAAGGCCGGTTCCGTGGCTGACGCTCTTGCAGAGGTCGCGCTGTGGAGGAGGCTCTGGTGTGTTACCTGCGTTGAGCTTTCCCACCAAAATCCCGTGGAAAAGGAGCTTTTTTAAGTGGATTTTAGGAGAGAGGGGAAATCTGAAGGCTGCTCTGGCCCCGCTGATATGCTGCTACTCTAAAAAATACCTTAATAAATGCACACGAGTGCTTGCAAACCGCACGGTCCCTTGGCTGGGGACATTATCACGCTTCAGCGGGGTGACCTGCTTACGCAGCAAGGACACATCTTCCCCCAGGCCCAGGGGAAGCGGCCGTAGGCGTTTCTTTTGGGGACAACTAATGACTTTCAGTGATCTCAAGATTCAAGAGAAAGTCTGAGCTCcataaataaaagaacaaagaaagaaaccctTGAAAGGGTGAAGAAATCTAATGGCTTCAAAAGCTAACCGTGAGAAGCCCTGGGCGTAGGACACAGAAGGACATAAGTCTTATTTTGTATAGAATTATAAAGCCACCAAACGAGCTTCTCTTATCTTAGCAGTATTAGGAACAAGAAAGCGATAATGTGTGGAAACGCTGCGACTGAGTGAGATTACCCTCAGTTCTCTGACTTTTAACTTGAAAATTGGATCTGTAGTTTTCTGCTAGGGGAAATCATAACACGTCTGGATTTGTGGCCCATTTATCGAATGCATCTTCATTTACAATGTAATTGGAACATCAATTTGTATGGTGATGTACCaatctttcccatttctttcttAATAGGCACAGCTTTTATATCAAGTGGAAAAGATTTGATAGAGATCATCTGTTATGATGCAGTTTTTTACCAGTAGAAGTGGATCTTGTGACACTGCCTTTGGAGTCACACAGCTTGCTTGTGCATTGCATTTGTTGCATGTTTATGTGAAAGATTCTAATGTTATGGAGGAATGTAAATCTCAATATATTGAAATAACTgtatatgttaaaaaatattttgaaaacatgccCTGCATCAAATATCTTCCTCTCTCTCATAGCGTTGCTGCATTCAGATTTTAGCCCCGAGTCTGCGGAAGCTAATTTGAGATCCCAAAATAGCCACCGGCATGCGGATGTGTCTCTCAAAGATGCTCTAATTAGCCAGACGTTCCGGGGGTGATACAGGATTGAAATTTGTGAGGGATAGAGATTCCTTTGAGCACTGAAATCAGAGTCACCCGAataaccttccctttcctcctgccGTGGCCGCAGAGGTTGGAttctgctgctctgagctgACAAGCGCCACTGATCCTTCGCCTCCCGATTTCCCCAAAGGCCTAATCCACATCTTATTATTTGTAGGATTTTGGTAAAGACCATAAACAAGATTGTCCTTGGTACTGTACAGTGCGATGTACATCAGCAGCCATGTCTCCTCTGTGGAAATGTTTCCCAAAAatcctgtttttttcagaagaagttTGTCTCTAGAAACACCCTCTCGGCTACTCTGGCCCTCGCTCGGagtggctgcagctcctccGGCCCTTTGGTTTAAATCCTCAGACTGGATTTGCTTGGGGCTGGTACAAACCCGGACTTCACACTTCCTCAGTGAGGTCTCACCATGCACAGTGGTTCATAGTAGCCTGGACGGCAACAGGAGTGAGAAACAGggtccagctgctgctgcagagatgtccccagcagctgtccctgtTGTACCCAGTTCCAATTGCTGTTCAGATtattaaataaagcaaagggCTACAAGCTTTCCTTTGTAACTTACCTATGCTGGTTTTATGTTTGACTTAAAACACTGTGCTTTCGGTTAAGACTAAGACAGACATTACCTCGATATAGTCCTCTGTATAATTCCATCTTTGGTAATCTGGGTTTAAGAGCACAGCTGGATTCCCTGTTCGGCTGTTAAAGCAAACAACTCTTTTTGTACAGGATGAGTTTTTAAATTTGTATGAGAGCATCTGTCAAGGAACAGAGccaagaaaacaatttaaatgtgCACCGCTTCCCTTCTTCACCCCATGCTGCTGCTCTCCTAAAGAACTCTTGGGCAGAGGGTGATTCCGCAGCCTGTGACAGACCCTCCAAATGTCCCCAGAGGAGGAGAGACCAGCTGTGACCCGTCTGCTGGGAGATGCGACGCCGCTAACACAGCTTTTCCTGTGGCTGCGAGGAACAAGTACATATGGTGCTTTTGGGGAAGAAGACGGGGCTTGGGGAAATTCTTCTTTAATTGAAAAACCTCTATAACATCTCAGATGAGGTGTTGGACACATGCCCCGTTTGTAAGCTTTGAGGGGGAGGAATTTCTGCAGGCTGGTCAGGGCCCGTGGGAGTTCCCATCTCAAATGTAGACATTATTCCTCTTTTTCTACTCAGGAAGCTCAGTTGAGCCTTCCATTGCTACCATATGTTTTAATAGAAATGTTTGCTTCCGCACTCGTTTTGCTCCTTTTGCAAAGCGGGATGAATCTCCAAGGAGCCGATCTCAGGTCTGGTAAAGGAACCTGGTTAATATGCCGTTCGCTTTGCCGTGGTTGGGAAATAGGAACCTGGCAGCTCGTGGTGAGCGCTGGGAACACCGGAGCATCCTCAGAACCTGGGGAGTAGCAGCTGGATGGCGATGTAAATTGTTTTCTAATGGAGTCGTTACTTTTATCGCTGACTTTAGAACCAAATGTGACCATTGTACATGGTGTTTTCAGCCTGACATTGCTACGTCCTACCCGTTACCTCCATAGTTATACCTGGAAGATTCTGTTAAAACCACAGGTGCCTGGATACTCCTGGTTTTCGATGTCTCTGCACAATGAAGGTTTCAAAACCAATAGAAAGCCAAAGATTGCCCCTGTGGAAGTTCATTAATTTTAGAGATGGCTTTGCCTCCAGCCCGGGCAGGGGCGGTTCTCAGGATTGTATAATGCTCCATCTGTCCCGAAGCACCAAACTCCCACCAGTTAAGGAAATCGATGAAAAATACTGCGAGTGGTCGGTAAAGATGGTGAAAACTGATCAAGGTGAATCACAGCACTAAAATAACTCGCATAGGAAGCTGGCGAGCTCCTGCCTGGCTGGTATTTAGCGAGAGGCGTTCAGCAGATGTTGAAAACGATTAGTCATTCCCTGTAATAAAGGTTTAatgttgaaaacattttttattttttggctttttaagGCGTGAGGTTTTTCTCTCGTTTCTCGCTGCTGCTTATGGGAAGGTGAGGGGGGGTTGTGCCCCAAGAGGGGTTCGGGGTGGGGGGTGCGATGGAGGGTCTGGCGATGCCTCAAAGTGCCCTTAAGTGCTTCGATGCCTGGTCCTTGGGGGGGCGTGGCGAGGGGCGTGGGCGGGgcgcggtgggcggggcctgggggcggtgggcggggcaggaggggcagcgCGCACGCGTCCCGCAGGAGGTTTGGCCGCTGCCGGCCGCCATcgcgccgccggccccgcccgccaTATTGTGCCCGGCGCGGGGCTGAGCGGCGGCCGGCGATGGGTGAgggggagcgggcggcgggcccggcccgggcacCGGCCCCGGGGGAACGGggtggcgggggcggggggtgccGAGGCGGGAGCCGGGGGAGCGGGCGGAGCGCTGGGGAGCCCGCAGCtggccccgctccgccccgccgctGTGAGGGGGGCGGCTCCCGGGCCGCGGCCTGGCCCGGGGTATCCCGGGGCTGCCCCTGAGCCCCGTTCCTCCCCGCAGCCTCGGTGCGTGCTCCCGGAGCCCTCCCCGGTGCTCCCCCGTCCCCCGGGGCGGTCTCCGCAGCCCCGGGACTCCCCTGCGGCCCGGCCCGCAGCTCCGGGGGCTCCGGCACAGCCCCGCCCGGCTCCCCAAGGGCCCTTGGAGCCCCCCCTGCCTTCCTGCAGCCCCGGGCTGtgccccccaggtccccccggAGCCCATGTGGCCCCCACTTGTGCCCCAGATTGCCCGTgtctcccctgcagcccctgcctggcCCCCCGGGGTGTTTGTGGCTCCTCCTCGACCCTCTgcagacccccccagcccctggccggtgcccccgcagccccccacCTGCTCTCCCGGAGCTCCCACATGTGCCCCCCCAGGCCCAACACTTTGATCCTACCGCTTTTCCCTCCCAGACTCTCACCACGGTGTCCCGCACCTCAAACCCACTCTCTTCCCCACAGCCCACAAGGTCCTGTCCATCAGGTGCCCCCTCATCCCTGTGTTGTGTCCTGGGGGTTCCTGTGTGCGGCCCCCCCCCAGTTCACCAGCAGTTACTCTGTGTCCCCAGGTCACACGGATTCTGTGCCGTGGCACATACTGGGGCTTGTGCCCTTTGCTCcgtgacccccccagccctgcagccaccttTGTGCCCCACTGGCCTAGGTGATGCCACCTGGTTTGGGTTATCTTTGCCTTTTTTGGGTCTAGCCCCCTGCACCCTGTCCCTTCTTGTCTGTGACTAGTACAGCATTTTGGAGAACTCTGGAGCTCCGTGTAAGCTTTAAAACTTGTTTGAAACCAGTTGCTAAaccttcagcattttttttttattctgggtGCTGGTTGCTAAGTGATGCAAACTGGAAACGAgcaatcagaaaaagaaatgtttagcAACTGATAGTTTCTTCACCGCTCAGATTTTACTTCTAGCAAACAGTATATTGtcaccttgtccttcctctgagTTCTAGAGATTCTCCTAAGGTCAAACAGGATCCAGAGAAGGTTTTTAAAACCTTagtgttattattattatttacactCTGGCAAGCAAGCACTAGAAAAGCTAATTTGGGGCCACCATCCTGttgagctctgtgctgtgcaaaCATACAACAAACAGCCTAAAAAATTCTAGTTATCCTTTTTCCTGTCTTAAAggagcaaaaaaggaaaaagccagTTAGTGTGCTTTTGCagtgttctttttaaaagagctgTGAATATTTGAATCCAGCACAAAATTGGGCAAAAGGGGACCCAGGTAATGTCCCCGATTTACTGAATCCTTTGGGCAGATTGTTTAGCATCTCTGTAAGTGTATTGCTCTGCCTGTAGAACAAGGATAACACCACAGCGATGCAGATTAAATTCCTTGTAAACTGCCTTGGTTTGGGAGAGAGACATGAAAAgcttctccctgctcccctggcAGCCTGAGTACGTTAAGTTTTCACTCTCAGTGATTTCACAGCACTGTAACAAgctgctgcctgtcccaggAGCGTCAGGAGCTATCAGGGGCCACATGTAGAGCCTATGGCAAACGCAGGAGATGCAGAAAAGGGTTGAGCAAAGTTGCATTTTCCTGCCTCATGCTGCAGGCTGGCGGTGTGAGTGATCAGCCACTGCTGGTCAGCAGGGTGTGGTGAGCAGATGAGCCTTAATTAAAAATcttctcctttcagttttaaGGACTGAAGATACAATCCCGCAGTGAGCAGCAGAGAAGCCACCTGGAAGGACAACCCTCCGCACCCTCTGTTGTTATGGCAGGGGGCAGGCGAGGCCCTAACCGGACATCCTACTGCCGAAACCCCCTCTGCGAGCCCGGGGCTGCTGGCGGCTCCGGCCACTCCACGAGTTCCTCCGTCACGGGTGTGCGCTCACGTACCAGGTACGTCCAGCCCTCCACATCCTgtcgctctctgcaactgcctgaaaggagcttggagccagggggggtcgggctctgctcccagggaacaagcgccaggaccagaggaaatggcctcaggttgcaccaggggaggttgaggttggatctggggaacaatttcttccgcaaagggctgtcgggcattggaacaggctgcccagggcagtggtggagttgccatccctggaggggttgaacagacgcgAAGATGAGGTTCTGAGGACATGAGGTAGTGCCAGTggtgggggaatggttggactccatgatcttggggtctctttcaaccaaaatgattctcagATCTGCCTGTAACAGTCACTCCAGGCATTCTCGGGCGCTGACACTTTTGTTTTGTGGCAGCCGTTGACTGATAGCTCAGGTTTCTCGTTTCTCAGTCAATATTGGACCCACTGATTTCTACAGTCTGTGTGTGGGGACTGGTGCACAGCGCTGTGTTTATCCCGGGGAAGTGACCGCTGGCTTCTGGTTCCCCTTGGCAGGAGCGGTTCAGGTACAGGCCTTTCCAGCCCACCTTTGGCTACTCAGACCGTCGTCCCTCTCCGGCACTGTAAGATCCCAGAGCTGCCCGTGGAGCGCAGCGTGCTGTTCGAGCTCCAGCTCTTCTTCTGTCACCTCGTTGCTCTGTTTGTCCACTACATCAACATCTACAAAACCGTGTGGTGGTATCCGCCCTCCCACCCGCCTTCGCACACGTCACTGGTAAGCACAGACTGTTTCTTGGGTCGTTAGGCATAAAGTTTCCAATATATGTTTGAAATAAGCTACATGTGACTTTACAGCCCTGGGAGGTTGCTCCTGTGACTCTCATTTGACAAATTTTGGGCACTGACTCTCTGCTTGGTATTCTCTTTCTGATCCTGGAAGAGAGAGTCTGGAGAGAATAATATAACTCAGGAACTTCTCTGAATGTGTGTTTCTGCTGCCTGATGGAAagtggaatcattttggttttgtcactGCAGAACTTTCATCTTATTGACTTCAACGTGCTGACGGTGACAACAATCGTCCTGGCACGCCGGCTGATTGGTGCTATTGTGAAGGAGGTAAAGTCCCCAAGCAGATCTCAGAACTGTTCTCTCAGACAAAATGTAAAGCTGTGGGTCCCTTTCGCAGCTCCAAACTCTTCAGTCCTTTTCTAAAGAACTTTGTGCTCTGTCCAAGTCAGAAACCTGGGCATGGCTTCTAGTGGGAAGAACAGAAATGAGCATCTCAAACCATTGCTTGAGACTCTATCCTTCTGTGATTGTTTCTGAATTACTGTCTCAACTAGAGAGTTCCTGTAGGAAGAGTcaatttgtttcccttttttccagctctctcttGTCTCCCCGCAGGCTTCGCAGAGCGGCAAAGTCTCACTGCCGCGCTCGGCTTTCCTGGTGATCACTCGATTTGCTGTTCTcactggcacaggctggagTTTGTGTCGATCAATCATTCACCTTTTCAGAACCTACTCTTTCCTTAATCTTCTGTTCCTGTGTTACCCGTAAGTATTTCTTCTATCACTTGTGTGTGATTTCTAATTTTGCTTCAGTGGGTGTTGCTCAGTTGAATTGAAGCCTGACAGTGAAGAAGCACTCGATTACCTGGAAACAGAACTTTTCCCTCTTGCTGCATGATATTTCTTCTTGGTGGCAGGGCATGTCTTTAACATTTACCCATATTTCAGCTTTAATATAAGCATTAATTATAGTTCTTAGATTGCTCACATCCTCTGAAAAGGATTGTGTGCTTTTCTGATGGTGTTCTGAGAACCTGTGTCTGCGGTTTGCCTTAATCCCTAGGTGCCTCTGCCAGGTGGAGCAAATCAAACAGTTGCTCTGCTTCATGTTAACTAACCAAAGGAAAccagttttatttccagttaACACTGGAAATAGCTCCCTTCTCTCTGGTACATGCAGGAGGAAGCGTCTCGTAAAGATCTGAGATGTGGTGCTTGTGTTTAAGATGGGTGAACTAGATGCCATTTAGGAGGGGGATGTGATCGAAATGCTGACCTCCTGCCAGCAAAGACATTTCCACGGGAAGTGCGCAAGGAAGTAACCACCTCTCTGCGCTTTGCTGCTCCAGGTTTGGCATGTACATTCCCTTCCTTCAGCTGAACTGTGACCTGCGCAAGACCGGCCTGTTCTCCCAGGTGGCCAACATTGGGCCCAGGGACACAGGCGAGGTGACATCCAGGGGCAGGGACTACCTGAGCGTCCTGAAGGAGACCTGGAAGCAGCACACGCGCCAGATGTACGGCATGGAGGCCATGCCCACGCACGCCTGCTGCCTCTCCCCAGACCTCATCCGCAACGAGGTGGAATACCTGAAAATGGACTTTAACTGGCGGATGAAGGAGGTGCTGGTGAGCTCCATGCTCAGTGCCTATTACGTGGCCTTTGTGCCCGTCTGGTTTGTGAAGGTGAGTGGGGGCCACTGCTCGTGCAGACACGGCTTTTCCAGCTGTGGAACTGGCTGGGGAGGGTTGTGGGGAGGTGGACACTGGGCGATGGGGGAGATCTGGTTCTGGTTCTCGCTTCTTAGCTGGAAGGTGGGAGAGGTCAGAGCTGGTCTCTGTGCACAGGCAGCTGTGTCAAACCCATTTACAGAGGCCTTGTACAAAGTAAGAAGCAAAACCATCTAGGTGTGGCTTTGCTTAAACTCCAGCTAACAGAGGACTTCAATAAGTGAGGCTGGACCTTATTAGAATTCGGAGCTGGTTTATTTAAGTTACTAATACGTTGTACAATGAGACAAAAGTCTCAGAGTGAATCTGTCAGACCTCAGGGATGATCCCAAGTCCCCTTCCCCTGCGGGGCTGGTTCTTCCACCCATCGTCAGCTGAGCCAGGGGAGTGTCAGGAACATTCCCTGGTTTTGGTGAAGGGTGGTGACAGCATAAATGTTTCTCCATGGCACATTCAGGAGTTGTGCAGCAGCCGTCCTATGTAGGCGCTTCTTTTTCAAGCAGGATTAATAACTCCGTGAAAAGCCCTCGTTTTACCTGC from Caloenas nicobarica isolate bCalNic1 chromosome 23, bCalNic1.hap1, whole genome shotgun sequence encodes the following:
- the TMEM39B gene encoding transmembrane protein 39B: MAGGRRGPNRTSYCRNPLCEPGAAGGSGHSTSSSVTGVRSRTRSGSGTGLSSPPLATQTVVPLRHCKIPELPVERSVLFELQLFFCHLVALFVHYINIYKTVWWYPPSHPPSHTSLNFHLIDFNVLTVTTIVLARRLIGAIVKEASQSGKVSLPRSAFLVITRFAVLTGTGWSLCRSIIHLFRTYSFLNLLFLCYPFGMYIPFLQLNCDLRKTGLFSQVANIGPRDTGEVTSRGRDYLSVLKETWKQHTRQMYGMEAMPTHACCLSPDLIRNEVEYLKMDFNWRMKEVLVSSMLSAYYVAFVPVWFVKNTQYYDKRWSCELFLLVSISTSVILMQYLLPARYCDLLHKAAAHLGCWQKVDPALCSNVLQHQWTEECMWPQGVLVKHSKNVYKAVGHYNVAVPSDVSHFRFHFFFSKPLRILNILILLEGAVIFYQLYSLISSEKWHQTISLALILFSNYYAFFKLLRDRLVLGKAYSYSASRDSEQKLN